The DNA segment ACCAGCCAGAACAGGTCACGCTGGTGCCTGACGATCCCGCCCAGGCGACCTCGGATCACGGCTGGGATTTCCGCAAGAACCATAATCTGCTGGGGAATGTCGTCGGCCGGTTGAAGAAGGGCGGTTTTCGCGTATCGCTGTTTGCCGATGGCGATCCGGACCTTGAGGCATTGACGATCGCCAGGGAAACCGGCGCCGACCGGATCGAGCTCTATACCGGCCCCTATGGCGGCTGTTTCGACGATCCCGAGCGCGGCGCGGTGCTGCTTGACGAACTGGGCAAGACCGCCGATCTCGCCGCGACCCTGGGGTTGGGGGTCAATGCCGGCCACGACCTGACGGTTGCCAACCTGCCGGCACTGGCGGCGCGGCTCTCCAATCTCGCCGAAGTTTCGATCGGCCACGGGCTGACTGCCGACGCGTTGGAATATGGCATGGCGGAGACGGTGCGCCGCTTCTGCCGGGCCTGCGGACAGGATGTTGCTTGATTACAAGGTAGAAGGGCTCCGCATAAACGGAGCCCTTTGTCATTTAGCCGAGCAGCACCGCTTTGCTGGCAGCCAGAAAATCTTCCAGCGTGGTCAGTGGTGCGCCCGAGAGCTTGCCGGCATCAGGGGTGACGAGGTCGATATGGCCTTCGCGCGTGTTGGTATCGAAGGATACGATGACGGGAATGATGAAGTCCGGCATGCCGGCTCCTTTCAGTCCGCCTGCCAGCTGCTCGTCGGTGACATCGATGACGTCGAGCGACTTGCCGGTTACTTTCGACACAAGGGCTGCGACTTCGCCGGTGGTGCGCTTCGT comes from the Pararhizobium qamdonense genome and includes:
- a CDS encoding pyridoxine 5'-phosphate synthase; the protein is MAAKLSVNLNAIAMLRNRRDLPWPSITALGQIALAAGASGLTVHPRPDQRHVRFSDLAPIRALIDDLYPETEFNMEGFPNEEFLLLVERHQPEQVTLVPDDPAQATSDHGWDFRKNHNLLGNVVGRLKKGGFRVSLFADGDPDLEALTIARETGADRIELYTGPYGGCFDDPERGAVLLDELGKTADLAATLGLGVNAGHDLTVANLPALAARLSNLAEVSIGHGLTADALEYGMAETVRRFCRACGQDVA